A stretch of DNA from Micromonospora sp. NBC_01813:
CCTCGCGTTGCCGATCGGGCTGCTCACCGCCCGCGCCCCCGGCCCGGCCGCGACGCTGGTCGACCGGCTCGGCTACCTGACGCACGCGCTGCCCGGCGTGGTGGTCGGACTGTCGCTGGTCTTCTTCGGCATCAACGTCGCCTACCCGCTCTACCAGACGACCTGGCTGCTGGCGCTCGGCTACGCGGCGCTGTTCCTGCCGCTGGCCGTCGCCGCGGTCAACGGGGCGGCGGTCGCCGCCCCGCCGGTGCTCGACGACGTGGCCCGTTCACTGGGCCGTGGCCCGCTGACCGTGGCCCGTACGGTCACCCTGCCGTTGATGCTGCCCGGCATCGGAGCCGGTGCCGCCCTGGTCTTTCTCACCTGCATGAAGGAACTGCCGGCCACGCTGCTGCTGCGGCCGACCGGTGTGGACACCCTGGCCACCGAGTTGTGGACACACACCACGGTCGCCGCGTACGCCGCTGCGGCACCGTACGCGGCGCTGCTGGTCGTCGTCTCGGCGGTGCCCACCTGGCTGCTCGTCGTCGGCACCGGCGTACTCGCGAAGGAAGGTGCACGTTGAGTGAGCTACGGATAACCGGTGCGGTCAAGCGGTTCGGGTCGGTCGGTGCGCTGCGCGGTGCCGACCTGACCGTGCCGACCGGTTCGCTGACCGCCGTGCTGGGGCCCTCCGGCTGCGGCAAGACGACCCTGTTGCGGTGCGTCGCCGGGTTCGAGCGCCTCGACCGGGGCGAGATCCGGCTCGACGACCGGTTGGTCGCCGGCCCCGGCCGCCATGTGCCCGCGCACCGGAGGCGGGTCGCGGTGGTACCCCAGGAAGGCGCGCTCTTCCCACACCTGTCGGTGGCCGGCAACGTCGGATACGGCCTGACCCGGGGCGCCCGCCGCGCCGAGCGGATCGCCGAGGTACTGGACCTGGTCGGCCTCGGCGGGTACGGCGACCGGATGCCGCATCAACTCTCCGGTGGCCAGCAGCAGCGGGTCGCGGTCGCCCGGGCGCTGGCGCCCCGACCGCCGCTGATCCTGCTGGACGAACCGTTCAGTGCCCTGGACGCCGGCCTGCGTACCGAGTTGCGCCACGACATCCGGCAGGCGTTGCGCGCCGACGGCGCGACCGTGGTCCTGGTCACCCACGACCAGCAGGAGGCGCTGTCCACCGCAGATCAGATCGCGGTGCTGCGTGAGGGACGGATCGTGCAGGTCGGCACACCGACATCGGTCTACGCCGAGCCGGTGGACCGGTGGGTGGCCGGCTTCGTCGGCGACGCGGTGCTGCTGCCGGCGGTCGTCGGGACCGAGGGTGCCCGGACCGCCGCCGGGGTGGTGCCGATCGCCGGTGCGGTGCCGCCGGTCGGCAGCGCGGTGACCGTACTGCTGCGGCCGGAGCAGATCCACCTGGCCGCGCCCAGCGCCGGTCAGGTGCCCGCCCGGGTCTGCGGCCAGGTGTTCCACGGCCATCACACGCTGGTCACCGTCGAGCTTTCCGACGCGTCCCGGATCACCGCCCGGGTCACCGGTGGCGGCCCGGGCGATCCGGGACCAACCGCGGCGGACACCGAGGTCGGGCTGCGAATCAGCGGTACGGCACGAGCCTGGCCCGCCGACGACCAAGCGACGACGCCGTCGACCACGACTCCGCCGACAACGACCACGACGCCGGGCCGGACGGCTACTCGGGCGGTCGCGGTGTGACGCCCAGCTGCGCGCACGCCTGCTGATACATCCGGACCACCTCGCGGCGCACCTGCGCCCGCTCGGTCAACCGGTACGCGAACGGCACCCGCAGCGGGACCTCGACCTCGTCGACGGTGGCGGCGAACTCGATCCCGTCGGCGTCCAGCCCGGTCATCCGGGCAGCGCTCGCCTGCGGGACGCCACCGAGGGAGCGACAGATCAACAACGAGTCCGCCGCATGGTCGTCGTTCATGTGGTGCGCGACCTGAGCGACGACCTCCGGGGTGAACGGATCAACCGGCCGGTCGGGGGTCGCGCTCACGCGGCCGACTCCATCGACTCCGGCGCGACCGGCTTCGGGCTGTCCTGCTGGCCCAGGTCCGCGAGGACCGCCGAGTTGTGCCGGTACGCCACCGCGACCTCGCCGACCAGGGCGGCCTCGGCGGTGACGTCCAGCGGCAGGGCGTCCAGCCGGGCCCGGTAGGCGTTCTTGTAGGCACGCGCGTCGTCGATGTCGGCGAAGTGGTAGAACGCCACCCCGGCATCGGCGGTCAGCCCGTACGTCTGGGCCACCTGCCGGCCGATGAACAGCCCGCCGGACAGATCACCGAGGTAGCGGGTGTAGTGGTGGGCGATGAACGCCGGGGCGAAGGTGAAGCACACCTCCTGCAACCGGGCCACGTACCGGCGGGTCGCCACGTTCGCGACGATCCTTGTCGACCAGTCCGGGCCGAGCAGGCACGCCAGGTCGGTTTCCAGCGCCGGCAACCGGGTCAGCCGTCCGTCGACGAAGCCGCCAGCGAGCTCGTCGTCGCGCATCGCCTCGGCGGCCTCCTCCAGCACCTGGTAGATGAAGTAGTGCTGGGCGACCAGGTCGGCGTACCGGTCGCGGGGCAGTTCCCCGGCGACCAGCGCCGAGACGTACCGCTGCGATTCGGCCGCCTGATGGTCCTGCCAGCTCGCCGCCCGCAGCCGGGCGGAGAAGGTGTCGCTCATTGTCGGGGTTCCTTTCCTTGCCGGGTCGGGTCCTGTCGTCTCGGGACGACCAGCGGTAGGCCCGTTTCGGGATGCGCGAGCACCTCGATGTCGTGTCGGTACACCTCGCTGAGCAGTGCACCGGTGAGTACCTGCGCCGGTGGGCCGACCGCCCGCAGCCGGCCGGCCGACAGCAGTGCGATCTTGTCGGCGTACGCCCCGGCCAGCCCGAGGTCGTGCAGCACCACCACCACGGCGTCACCGGCGGCGGCGCGGTGCCGGGCGATCCGCAGCACCAACTCCTGGTGGTGCAGGTCGAGCGCGGCGGTCGGCTCGTCGAGCAGCAGCGCGGCGGCCCGCTGGGCGAGCACCCGGGCCAGCGCGGCGCGGGCCTGCTCGCCGCCGGACAGCGAGGTGAAGGTACGGCTGGCGAACTGTGCCACGTCGGTGGCCCGCAGGCACTCGTCGATGATCTCGTCGTCGGCCTCGGCGGCGGGCAGCCCGGCCCAGGGTGCCCGGCCCATCCGCACCACCTCGGCGACGGTGAACGGGAACGACAGCACGCTGCGCTGGGTCAGTACGGCGCGGCGCAGCGCCAACTCGGTCGGGGTCCAGGTGGACTGCGGCGCGGCGTCGATCCGGATCGTCCCGGCGGCCACCGGGACGTCGCCGCAGATGGCGGCGAGCAGCGTCGACTTGCCGGCTCCGTTGGGACCGACGAGTGCCACCACCTCGCCAGTGTGGACGACGAGATCGACCCCGTCGAGCACCGCGCGTCGGCCGAGTTCCACCCGGAGCTGGTTGATCTCGATCAGCGGGGTGCCGGCGGGCCGTGGTTGCGGCACCCGGAGCGGCGTGCGGCGGCCGAGCAACCGCAGCGGCAGCGACGTCATCGCCGGCCTCCGGCCCGCGTGCGGGTCATCGCCGGCCGCCGGGTCAACCCCAGCCTCCGGCGCGGCGGCGGGTGCGGCGCAGCAGCCAGAAGAAGGCCGGGCCGCCGACGACGGCGGTCAGCACGCCGAGCGGCAGTTCCTGGTACTCGACCAGGGTGCGGGCGGCCAGGTCGGCGGCGATCACCACGATCGCGCCACCGAGCGCGCTGGCCGGCAACAACACCCGGTGACCGGGGCCGGCGACCATCCGGACCAGGTGCGGCACCACCAGACCGATGAAGCTGATCACTCCGGTGAAGGCAACCGCGGCGGCACCGAGCAGGGCGGTGACCACGATCATCCGCATCCGCAGCCGTTCCACGTCGACCCCGAGATGGCGGGCCGAGCGCTCGCCGAGGGCGAGCAGGTCCAGTTTGCCGGCCGAGGCGAGCGCGGCGGCCAGTCCGACGATGAGGCAGGGCAGGGTGACCGCCACCGCGTTCCAGTTGGCCTGGGCCAGGCTGCCAAGGTTCCAGAAGGCGATGGCCTGCACCCCGGCGGCGTCGGTGACGAACATCAGCAGCCCGATGGCGGCACCGGCGACCGCGTTGACCGCGATGCCGGTCAGCACCAGGGTGACGACCTCGGTGCGTCCGTCGGCCCGCGACAGCGCGTACACCAGGTACGTGGTGGCGAGCCCGCCGGCGAACGCGGCGGCGGCCAGAGTCCAACCGCCCAGCGCGGTGATCCCGGTGACGATGGCCAGTGCCGCGCCGACGGCGGCGCCGGCGGAGACCCCGATGACGCCCGGTTCGGCCAGCGGGTTGCCGAAGATGCCCTGCATGACGGCGCCGGCGCAGCCGAGCGACGCGCCGACGATCGCGGCCAGCACCACCCGGGGGAACCGGACGATCCACAGTGCGCTTTCGCCGTGGGTGGCGCTGGGCAGCGCGCCGATCTCCAGCCCGAGCCGGTGCAGTACGGAGGCGACGACCTCGGTCGGGGCGATCTGTACCTGACCGGTGCCGGCGGCGACCACCCCGATGACGAGCAGCGTGCCGGCGAGTCCGGTGATGAGCAGCGGCCGGCGGGCGGCGAGCACGGGGGCGGTCACGTCGGTCACCGGCATTCGTGGATGGCGCGGGCCAGTGCCTGGATCGCCACGCCGGTGCGGGTGCCGAAGTTGAGCAGGACGGTGTCGGCCATGTCGACGACCCGCCGTTGCTGGCCGGCCGGGGTCTGCGCGACGCCGGGCATGGCGACCAACCCGTCGACCCCGCCGACCGATTCGAGACCCTTGGTCATCACCAGGATCACGTCCGGGGCCGCGTTGATCAGGCCTTCGCTGGTGAGTGGTCGGAACTTCTCCAGGCCGATCGCGGTGCCGGCGTCCTCGCCGCCCGCCGCGGAGATCATGGCGTCGGAGCCGGCACCCTTACCACCCATCAGGTACACCCCGGCGGTGCCGCGCAGGTAGAGGAAGGCGACGCGGGGGCGCGGGCCGTCGGCGACGCCGTCGCGGGCGGCGGCGATCTCACCGTCGACCCGGGCGACGAGTTGTTCGCCGGCGTCGGGCACGCCGAGCGCGGCGGCGACCTCACGGATGTGGACGGGTACGCCGGCCAGACTCTGCTCGTCGCCGACGCGGACCACCGGGATGCCGGCGGTACGCAGCTGGTCGAGCACCTCGGGCGGGCCGATGCTGTCGTCGAGCAGTACGACGGTGGGGTCGAGCGCGAGGATCGCCTCGGTGGACAGGTCGTGCCCGCCGGGGGTGACCACCGGCAGGTCGGCGGCGGCCGGGAAGTCGGTGGAGGTGTCCCGGCCGACGACCCGGTCACCGAGGCCGAGGCTGAAGACGATCTCGGCGATGGACCCGTACAGGTTGACGGCCAGGATCCGGCTGGCGTCGGTGACGGTGACCTGGTCGCCGGCGGCGTCGGTGACGGTCACCGGCAGCGCCGGGGTCGGGGCCGGGTCGATGGGGGTCACGTCGGCGTCGGCGACGACCGCGGTGACCGGGCCGCAGTCGGCGCCGGCGGCGGCCGGGCCGCTGGCCGGGTCGCTGGCGCAGGCGGCCGATCCGGCCAGCAGGGCGGCGCCGAGCGCGCCGGCGATCCAGCGGGCGGGCCGGGTGGCCGGTCGCGGGCTCCGTCGGGTGGTCACGGCTTGCTCCGGTGGGCGGTCACGACGTGCTCCGGCGGGTGCGGCGGCGGGCGGCGGAGAGCCCGAGCAGGGCGAGTATGCCGAGCGCGAGCAGGATCAGGGTGCTGCTCCACCACTGGCCGGCCGGTCCGACGGTGCTGACCCGGGTGACGGACAGTCCGTCGGCCTCGGTGTCGGTGCTGTCGGCCGTGCCCGCCCCGGCGGGGTCGGCGCCGGTGGTGGCGTCGGGTGCGGTGCTGGCGCCGGTCGGGCTTTCGGCGGTGGTGCCGGCGGTCGGGTCGTCGGTGCCGCCGGTCGTACCGGTGGTGCCGCCGCCGGTCTGGGCGGGCGCTGTCGGCCGGGCCGGGGTGCCGGCGGCCGGGGCGGCGCTGGTGGCGGCGGGGGCCGGGGCGGCGGCCGCGAAGGTGATCGGTACTCGTACGTCCTGACTGCGGTCGCTGGTGCGGGTGTGGTCGGCCCGGGTCACCACCGAGCAGGTGCGTACGGTGCAGTCGACGTCGCCGATCTTGGTGACGAGCGGGATGCTGACCTGGAACGAGCCGCCGGTGCCGTACGGGACGGCGAGTCCTTCGCCGTACGAGGGCGGGTTGCTGGATATCCAGTGCGAGCTGCCGCCGGTGCCGGAGGTGTCGACGCCGCCGCCGCACGGTGAGGGTGCCGCGCCGGCGCCGTTGTCCACACAGAACGCGACGTAGATGCCCTTGCTCGTGTCGTATCCGGTGCCGCTGACGGAGACGGTCTCGCCGGAGCGGCTGATGCCGGTGGATTTGGAGACGGTGAGGCGCTGCCCGGCCGCGCCGCTGGTGGTGGTGTCGGCGTAGGCGGGTGTCGCCGTCGTCAACAGCGGTGCGGCCACGATGGCGGCGACGATGGCGGTCGTGATGGCGATCGGCGTCGCGGTCGGAATGGTGGCGGCGGTCGCGATGACTCGGCCGCTGAGCAGCGGCTTAGGCATGGGTGGTCCTTCCGACAGGCGCCGGTGCAGATAAGGAAAGGTTTGGCTAACCTAAGTCATCGCCGCAGGTCGGGGCAAGGGTCCGACCGGCCCGAAGATCAGGTACCCCTGCCGGATCCGCAGTTCGTTAGGCATGGCTAACCTAACTGCGATCGCATGCGGTGTCTACACGAGAGTGTGGACACGGTGAGTAACCATCCGGAAAGGATCAGTAAATGATCTCAACCAGAGCCAGAGCTCTGGGGCGACGGTCGGCGACCTGGGCGGCCGTGGCCGTTCTCGGCGCCTCGACCGCACTCGTCGGCGCCTCGCCCGCCATGGCTGCCCCGGCCGACATCACCGAGGGAAGCCTCAACTGGGGCTTCAAAGCGTCGTTCCGTACCTACGTCTCGGGGGGCAACGGCAACCCGCCGATCGCGGCGAGTAACGGTGCCTCGATCAACGCCGACGGCACCTTCGCCTTCCCGTCCACCGGCGGCAGCTACGACGCCGAGACCGGAGAGACCAACGCCACATACGGCGGTACGGTCGTCTTCTCGTACCCGGCGCACATGTTCACCATCACCCTGGCGAACCCGACGGTGGCCGTCACCGGCGGCACCGCCGTACTCAAGGCCGACGTCGAGTTGGAAAGCACCGCCTTCCCGCCGGTCGAGGTCACCCAGGCCACCGTCGCCACCCTGACCACCAGCGAATCCAACCTGGTGGCCGGCGCGGACGGCATCACCGGCACCGACCTGGCCGCCACCCTCACCGAAGCGGGAGCCTCGGCGTTCAACGGCTTCTACGCCGCCGGTGAGATCCTCGACCCGGTCTCCTTCACCGCCGCCACCTCCGGCGGCGTCGACCCGGGCGTGCCCGGCGTCACCGTCACCCCGGCCACCGGCGTCGACCCGGCCGGAGCCACCATCACCGTCGCCGGCAGCGGCTTCGACCCGGCGGCCAACAACGCGGCCGGCATCTACGTGTCGTTCGGCCCGAAGGTCGACCAGCACTGGACCAACGCTGGCGTCCTGCAGGTCACCAAGTGGGTGAGCAGCACCAACGAGCCGACCGCAGCCCGGGACCGGATGAACCCCGACGGTTCGTTCAACACCACGCTGCCGATCAGCGCCCGGTACACCGACGGCAACGGCAACGCCGTCGACTGCACCGTCACCCAGTGCTACGTGATCACCTTCGCCGCGCGCGGCTCCGCCGACCGTAGCCAGGACACCTTCACCCCGGTGAGCTTCGCCGCCCCGGCCGGCGGCGGCGACGCCAGCCAGCAGATCGCGGCCACGGTGCTGGCCGGCGGCCCGCTCACCCTCAGCGTGGCCGGATCCTCGGTCACCCTGCCGGCGGTCGCCAACGGCGCCGTCACCAGCGGCGCGCTCAACGCCGCGACCGTGTCCGACCTGCGCGGCACCAACGCCGGTTGGAGCCTGGTCGGCCAGTCCGGTGACTTCACCGCCGCCGGTGACGCCGTCATCGCCGGCAACAACCTCGGCTGGGCACCGAGTGCGTCCGCCGTGGACGACCCGCTGGTCGGGGCAACCGGCACGGTCACCCCGGGAGCGGTGGCCGAGCCGGGTGCCGGTCTCGGCACCGCACGGGCGCTGTGCACCTCGGCCGCCGGCGCCAGCGCCGGCAGCTTCACCTGCGGCGCGCAGCTCAACCTCGGCGTACCCGCCTCGGCGACGCCGGGCGACTACACCGCGACCCTGACGCTGACGCTGTCCTGAGTAGTCGCTAGATCGGCCGGTGCGGGACCTCCCGGTCCCGCACCGGCCACCCTCGTCCGACTGGAGTGTTCGATGTCCCAGCCCACCCGCAGCGGCCCCGGCGCCGGCCCGGCGCGGGCCGCAGCACTGGCGGCGGTGGCCGTCGCCGCCGCCCTCAGCGGCGCGGCCCTCAGCGGTGCCGCCCCGGCCGCCGCGCAGCCGGCCAGCCCGGCCCCGACCGCCGCGCAGCAGGCCCCCGCCGGCACCGGAGCGGTCACCTGGGCAGTGCAACCCTCCGGCCCGGACGGGCCGACCGGCCGCAACTACTTCGTCCACGACCTCGCCCCCGGCGCGGAGATCACCGACTACGTCGGCATCAGCAACCTCGGCGACCGGGACCAGACCTTCACCGTGTACGGCACCGACGGGTTCCTCACCGACGACGGTGCCTTCGCCCTGCTGCCCGCCGACCAACCCGCCACCGACGTCGGCACCTGGATCCACTTCGACCAGCAGGAGTACGCGATCCCGGCCGGAGAACGGCTGGACATCCCGTTCCGGCTGGTGGTGCCGGCCAACGCCACCCCCGGCGACCACACCGGCGGAGTCATCGGCTCGGTGGCCCAACTCCGTACCGACGCCAACGGGCAGCAGATCAACGTCGACCAGCGGGTCGCCGCCCGGATCTACCTGCGGGTCGACGGCCCGGTCCGGCCGGCGATCAGCGTCGAGTCGATGAGCATCGCCTACGACAACCCGGTCAACCCGTTGGGCGACGGCGACGCGGTCGTCACCTACCAGGTCCGCAACACCGGCAACATCCGGATCGGCGGCACCGGCGCGGTGCTGCTCGACGGGCCCTTCGGCTGGAACCTGGCCCGGACCGACCCGGTCGACCTGCCGGAGTTGCTGCCCGGCAGCGTCTTCACCGTCACCGAACGGATCACCGGCGTACCCCCGGCGCTACGGCTGACCGGCACCGTCGACCTGGCACCGGTCACCGTGGACGAGGCGCTGCCGCCGGTCACCCGGACAGCCAGTGTCTGGGCACCGCCCTGGTTGCTGCTCGCGGCGATCGTCGCCCTCGCCGGCTGGCTCGGCGTACGGCGATGGCGCAGCCGCCGCCGATCGGCCCCGCCGGCCTCGCCGGCCGATCCGGCACCGGTAGCCGGTCCGGCCGCCACCACCGCCACCGACTCTGCCGCGCCGGCCGCCGTCGCCGCCGACGCCGCGCCATGACCGGCCGGCGGACCTCGGCCTGCGCCCTGGCCCTGGTCCTCGCCGCCGGCGCCGGCGGCCTGCCCTCCGCCGCGGCGACCGCCACACCGCCGCAGATCACCGTCGATCCGGCCAGCGCCACAGTGGGGCACTCGCTGGCTGTCACCCTGACCGGCTGGCCGGCCGGCAACGTCCAGCTGGAGATCTGCGGCAACCAGGCCCGGCGCGGCTCGGTCGACTGCGCCGCGGGGGCCGCCCGGCAGCTGTACGTGGCCGGCCCGCAGCCGGTGACCGGTCGGCTCACCCTGGCCGCGCCACCGGTCGCCTGCCCCTGTGTGATCCGGGCCCGGACCCTCGATCCCGGTACGCCGGACAACGCGGCGCCGACCCCGGTCACCAGCACCGTGGCGATCGACATCACCGGGCTGACCGCACCGGTCGCCCCGGCCACCGCCAACCCGGCCCGGCTACGGCTGGACGGCGTGACGGTCGCCCCGGCCGACCGGGGCTGGTCGACGTTGTTCGCCCTGCGCGGTGCGGTCGTGCTCGACGTCGACGTACGCAACGACGGCCCGTCCGACGTCGACACGCCCCGCCTGTCGCTGCTGACCGGCCGGCCGGGGCGGGCCACGGTGATCGCCGACGCGCCTGAGATCGCGCCGCTGCCGGCCGGGGAGCGCCGTACGGTCCGGATCGTCGTACCGCTCGACGGCCCGCTGTACGGCCGGTACGCCGTACACGGGCAGTTC
This window harbors:
- a CDS encoding ABC transporter ATP-binding protein; amino-acid sequence: MSELRITGAVKRFGSVGALRGADLTVPTGSLTAVLGPSGCGKTTLLRCVAGFERLDRGEIRLDDRLVAGPGRHVPAHRRRVAVVPQEGALFPHLSVAGNVGYGLTRGARRAERIAEVLDLVGLGGYGDRMPHQLSGGQQQRVAVARALAPRPPLILLDEPFSALDAGLRTELRHDIRQALRADGATVVLVTHDQQEALSTADQIAVLREGRIVQVGTPTSVYAEPVDRWVAGFVGDAVLLPAVVGTEGARTAAGVVPIAGAVPPVGSAVTVLLRPEQIHLAAPSAGQVPARVCGQVFHGHHTLVTVELSDASRITARVTGGGPGDPGPTAADTEVGLRISGTARAWPADDQATTPSTTTPPTTTTTPGRTATRAVAV
- a CDS encoding DUF2470 domain-containing protein: MSATPDRPVDPFTPEVVAQVAHHMNDDHAADSLLICRSLGGVPQASAARMTGLDADGIEFAATVDEVEVPLRVPFAYRLTERAQVRREVVRMYQQACAQLGVTPRPPE
- a CDS encoding biliverdin-producing heme oxygenase, yielding MSDTFSARLRAASWQDHQAAESQRYVSALVAGELPRDRYADLVAQHYFIYQVLEEAAEAMRDDELAGGFVDGRLTRLPALETDLACLLGPDWSTRIVANVATRRYVARLQEVCFTFAPAFIAHHYTRYLGDLSGGLFIGRQVAQTYGLTADAGVAFYHFADIDDARAYKNAYRARLDALPLDVTAEAALVGEVAVAYRHNSAVLADLGQQDSPKPVAPESMESAA
- a CDS encoding heme ABC transporter ATP-binding protein is translated as MTSLPLRLLGRRTPLRVPQPRPAGTPLIEINQLRVELGRRAVLDGVDLVVHTGEVVALVGPNGAGKSTLLAAICGDVPVAAGTIRIDAAPQSTWTPTELALRRAVLTQRSVLSFPFTVAEVVRMGRAPWAGLPAAEADDEIIDECLRATDVAQFASRTFTSLSGGEQARAALARVLAQRAAALLLDEPTAALDLHHQELVLRIARHRAAAGDAVVVVLHDLGLAGAYADKIALLSAGRLRAVGPPAQVLTGALLSEVYRHDIEVLAHPETGLPLVVPRRQDPTRQGKEPRQ
- a CDS encoding FecCD family ABC transporter permease produces the protein MTAPVLAARRPLLITGLAGTLLVIGVVAAGTGQVQIAPTEVVASVLHRLGLEIGALPSATHGESALWIVRFPRVVLAAIVGASLGCAGAVMQGIFGNPLAEPGVIGVSAGAAVGAALAIVTGITALGGWTLAAAAFAGGLATTYLVYALSRADGRTEVVTLVLTGIAVNAVAGAAIGLLMFVTDAAGVQAIAFWNLGSLAQANWNAVAVTLPCLIVGLAAALASAGKLDLLALGERSARHLGVDVERLRMRMIVVTALLGAAAVAFTGVISFIGLVVPHLVRMVAGPGHRVLLPASALGGAIVVIAADLAARTLVEYQELPLGVLTAVVGGPAFFWLLRRTRRRAGGWG
- a CDS encoding heme/hemin ABC transporter substrate-binding protein, encoding MTTRRSPRPATRPARWIAGALGAALLAGSAACASDPASGPAAAGADCGPVTAVVADADVTPIDPAPTPALPVTVTDAAGDQVTVTDASRILAVNLYGSIAEIVFSLGLGDRVVGRDTSTDFPAAADLPVVTPGGHDLSTEAILALDPTVVLLDDSIGPPEVLDQLRTAGIPVVRVGDEQSLAGVPVHIREVAAALGVPDAGEQLVARVDGEIAAARDGVADGPRPRVAFLYLRGTAGVYLMGGKGAGSDAMISAAGGEDAGTAIGLEKFRPLTSEGLINAAPDVILVMTKGLESVGGVDGLVAMPGVAQTPAGQQRRVVDMADTVLLNFGTRTGVAIQALARAIHECR
- a CDS encoding HtaA domain-containing protein yields the protein MISTRARALGRRSATWAAVAVLGASTALVGASPAMAAPADITEGSLNWGFKASFRTYVSGGNGNPPIAASNGASINADGTFAFPSTGGSYDAETGETNATYGGTVVFSYPAHMFTITLANPTVAVTGGTAVLKADVELESTAFPPVEVTQATVATLTTSESNLVAGADGITGTDLAATLTEAGASAFNGFYAAGEILDPVSFTAATSGGVDPGVPGVTVTPATGVDPAGATITVAGSGFDPAANNAAGIYVSFGPKVDQHWTNAGVLQVTKWVSSTNEPTAARDRMNPDGSFNTTLPISARYTDGNGNAVDCTVTQCYVITFAARGSADRSQDTFTPVSFAAPAGGGDASQQIAATVLAGGPLTLSVAGSSVTLPAVANGAVTSGALNAATVSDLRGTNAGWSLVGQSGDFTAAGDAVIAGNNLGWAPSASAVDDPLVGATGTVTPGAVAEPGAGLGTARALCTSAAGASAGSFTCGAQLNLGVPASATPGDYTATLTLTLS
- a CDS encoding WxL protein peptidoglycan domain-containing protein codes for the protein MSQPTRSGPGAGPARAAALAAVAVAAALSGAALSGAAPAAAQPASPAPTAAQQAPAGTGAVTWAVQPSGPDGPTGRNYFVHDLAPGAEITDYVGISNLGDRDQTFTVYGTDGFLTDDGAFALLPADQPATDVGTWIHFDQQEYAIPAGERLDIPFRLVVPANATPGDHTGGVIGSVAQLRTDANGQQINVDQRVAARIYLRVDGPVRPAISVESMSIAYDNPVNPLGDGDAVVTYQVRNTGNIRIGGTGAVLLDGPFGWNLARTDPVDLPELLPGSVFTVTERITGVPPALRLTGTVDLAPVTVDEALPPVTRTASVWAPPWLLLAAIVALAGWLGVRRWRSRRRSAPPASPADPAPVAGPAATTATDSAAPAAVAADAAP